From Draconibacterium halophilum, one genomic window encodes:
- a CDS encoding metallophosphoesterase family protein, which translates to MKRIGLLSDTHGFIHERVYTFFDKVDEIWHAGDFGNIETADQLAAFKPLRGVYGNIDGQDVRIVHPMHQRFKCEEVDVWMTHIGGYPGRYERYVKPDIYNNSPDLFISGHSHILKVIFDKKLNFLHINPGAAGYKGFHKVCTALRFVIDGKVIRDLEIWELPRHEAVPKV; encoded by the coding sequence ATGAAACGAATTGGACTGTTATCGGACACACATGGATTTATTCATGAACGAGTTTATACCTTTTTCGACAAGGTGGATGAAATATGGCATGCCGGCGATTTTGGAAATATTGAAACTGCTGACCAATTGGCTGCTTTTAAACCTTTGCGTGGTGTGTACGGAAATATCGACGGGCAGGATGTGCGTATAGTACATCCAATGCACCAACGGTTTAAATGCGAGGAGGTGGATGTTTGGATGACACACATTGGTGGTTATCCGGGACGTTATGAACGCTATGTAAAACCTGATATTTATAACAACTCCCCCGATTTGTTTATCAGTGGGCATTCGCATATTCTAAAAGTGATTTTCGATAAAAAGCTTAATTTTTTGCACATCAATCCAGGTGCTGCCGGTTACAAGGGCTTTCATAAAGTTTGCACTGCCTTGCGTTTTGTTATTGATGGGAAAGTGATTCGCGATCTTGAAATCTGGGAGCTTCCACGCCATG
- a CDS encoding putative quinol monooxygenase, which yields MITIVAKFIVDKTQVSTFMKLIDGLVEASRAEEGNIEYVLHKKVDDPLTFCLIEKWKDQAAISYHNNTPHFTSTVPKIGELGEVSIDVYELV from the coding sequence ATGATTACCATAGTAGCTAAATTTATAGTGGATAAAACACAGGTATCAACATTTATGAAACTTATTGATGGATTGGTAGAAGCATCGCGTGCAGAGGAAGGAAATATTGAGTATGTTTTGCATAAAAAGGTAGACGATCCATTAACCTTTTGCCTGATAGAGAAATGGAAAGATCAGGCAGCAATTAGCTACCACAACAATACACCCCATTTTACCAGTACCGTTCCTAAAATTGGAGAATTGGGAGAAGTTAGTATTGACGTTTACGAACTGGTATAA
- a CDS encoding SixA phosphatase family protein: MKQVVIVRHGKAVPYGYEDDFTRDLRERGKNDAKLVSKDLKKQGVIPDTIISSPAKRAYKTAMIFAENLDFKRQDIITVEDIYDGLSTHEFLELIHKLPPSSNTVFFFGHNPGFYYYVCNLLDEFFSDMPTTSTVGINFDVDNWEQVEARSGKLKFHLVPRMFK; this comes from the coding sequence ATGAAACAAGTAGTAATCGTACGACATGGCAAAGCTGTACCTTACGGGTACGAAGATGATTTTACACGCGACCTGCGTGAACGTGGTAAAAACGACGCAAAACTGGTAAGCAAGGATCTTAAAAAACAAGGGGTAATTCCAGATACAATTATTTCAAGTCCTGCCAAGCGTGCATATAAAACAGCCATGATCTTTGCCGAAAATCTTGATTTCAAACGACAAGACATTATTACTGTTGAAGATATTTACGATGGATTAAGCACCCACGAGTTTTTGGAGTTGATACACAAATTACCTCCCAGTTCCAACACCGTATTCTTTTTTGGTCATAATCCGGGATTTTACTACTATGTCTGCAATTTACTCGATGAATTTTTCAGCGACATGCCCACCACATCAACCGTTGGAATAAATTTCGATGTTGATAATTGGGAACAAGTAGAAGCACGAAGTGGCAAACTGAAATTCCATCTGGTTCCGCGGATGTTTAAATAA